A stretch of Triticum aestivum cultivar Chinese Spring chromosome 1D, IWGSC CS RefSeq v2.1, whole genome shotgun sequence DNA encodes these proteins:
- the LOC123181818 gene encoding uncharacterized protein isoform X3, with amino-acid sequence MKCPLCRGSVSGWIPAGEVRKYLDEKLRCCSHDCCKFVGSYEQLREHARTAHLLAKPALVDISRKRSWDRLEREQEFGDVISAIRSQNPGAVIVGDYVIETRDAMSPDEDSGEESGDEWWSPAQDQVESPDNRHRAPRPWLNGRLGSPTIWPDGRHAFPRFLPQPRPFSDRRSSRADWQGIRRSSAQSWLRQGFSNRHSRHTSSYRGYRHGIFDRRYAGNNRASIDRRQDGPTFPPGRRQRLRYTQRSQHDP; translated from the coding sequence ATGAAGTGTCCTCTCTGTAGAGGATCAGTATCAGGCTGGATTCCTGCTGGAGAAGTCAGAAAGTATCTGGACGAGAAGTTGAGGTGTTGCTCTCATGATTGCTGCAAATTTGTTGGTAGCTATGAGCAGCTGCGTGAGCATGCTAGAACAGCTCACTTGCTTGCAAAGCCTGCCCTTGTAGATATCTCAAGGAAAAGGTCTTGGGATCGCCTTGAACGTGAGCAGGAGTTTGGTGATGTGATTAGTGCAATCAGGTCACAGAATCCTGGTGCAGTAATAGTTGGTGACTATGTTATTGAGACTAGAGATGCAATGTCTCCTGATGAAGATTCTGGGGAAGAAAGTGGTGATGAGTGGTGGTCTCCTGCCCAAGACCAAGTAGAATCACCGGACAACCGACATCGTGCCCCTAGGCCCTGGCTGAATGGAAGACTTGGATCACCTACCATTTGGCCAGATGGAAGGCATGCCTTCCCTAGGTTTCTGCCGCAGCCCAGGCCATTCAGTGATAGGCGCAGCTCACGTGCAGATTGGCAGGGCATCCGACGGTCAAGCGCACAAAGCTGGCTGCGCCAAGGTTTCTCGAATCGGCACTCTAGGCACACCAGCAGTTACCGCGGATATCGCCATGGCATCTTTGATCGACGTTACGCTGGAAACAATCGTGCAAGTATTGATAGGAGGCAGGATGGCCCAACATTTCCGCCGGGAAGACGGCAGCGTTTGAGATACACGCAAAGAAGCCAGCATGATCCATGA
- the LOC123181818 gene encoding uncharacterized protein isoform X4, translated as MEIVRGSVSGWIPAGEVRKYLDEKLRCCSHDCCKFVGSYEQLREHARTAHLLAKPALVDISRKRSWDRLEREQEFGDVISAIRSQNPGAVIVGDYVIETRDAMSPDEDSGEESGDEWWSPAQDQVESPDNRHRAPRPWLNGRLGSPTIWPDGRHAFPRFLPQPRPFSDRRSSRADWQGIRRSSAQSWLRQGFSNRHSRHTSSYRGYRHGIFDRRYAGNNRASIDRRQDGPTFPPGRRQRLRYTQRSQHDP; from the exons ATGGAGATAGTAAG AGGATCAGTATCAGGCTGGATTCCTGCTGGAGAAGTCAGAAAGTATCTGGACGAGAAGTTGAGGTGTTGCTCTCATGATTGCTGCAAATTTGTTGGTAGCTATGAGCAGCTGCGTGAGCATGCTAGAACAGCTCACTTGCTTGCAAAGCCTGCCCTTGTAGATATCTCAAGGAAAAGGTCTTGGGATCGCCTTGAACGTGAGCAGGAGTTTGGTGATGTGATTAGTGCAATCAGGTCACAGAATCCTGGTGCAGTAATAGTTGGTGACTATGTTATTGAGACTAGAGATGCAATGTCTCCTGATGAAGATTCTGGGGAAGAAAGTGGTGATGAGTGGTGGTCTCCTGCCCAAGACCAAGTAGAATCACCGGACAACCGACATCGTGCCCCTAGGCCCTGGCTGAATGGAAGACTTGGATCACCTACCATTTGGCCAGATGGAAGGCATGCCTTCCCTAGGTTTCTGCCGCAGCCCAGGCCATTCAGTGATAGGCGCAGCTCACGTGCAGATTGGCAGGGCATCCGACGGTCAAGCGCACAAAGCTGGCTGCGCCAAGGTTTCTCGAATCGGCACTCTAGGCACACCAGCAGTTACCGCGGATATCGCCATGGCATCTTTGATCGACGTTACGCTGGAAACAATCGTGCAAGTATTGATAGGAGGCAGGATGGCCCAACATTTCCGCCGGGAAGACGGCAGCGTTTGAGATACACGCAAAGAAGCCAGCATGATCCATGA
- the LOC123181818 gene encoding uncharacterized protein isoform X1 — protein MTSKKSNRPTVTSCTALHMEWDRISCPICMEQPHNAVLLICSSYKNGCRSYICNTSHRHSNCLDRFREMNGDSKVRDSHSTSSVLSNSNNRTVQPRSHYSTISRHLLSPSLRRHIDNANNQESANSTPFLGESSIIMQECHDAVQISVDMKCPLCRGSVSGWIPAGEVRKYLDEKLRCCSHDCCKFVGSYEQLREHARTAHLLAKPALVDISRKRSWDRLEREQEFGDVISAIRSQNPGAVIVGDYVIETRDAMSPDEDSGEESGDEWWSPAQDQVESPDNRHRAPRPWLNGRLGSPTIWPDGRHAFPRFLPQPRPFSDRRSSRADWQGIRRSSAQSWLRQGFSNRHSRHTSSYRGYRHGIFDRRYAGNNRASIDRRQDGPTFPPGRRQRLRYTQRSQHDP, from the coding sequence ATGACAAGTAAGAAAAGTAACAGACCTACAGTCACATCATGCACTGCTCTGCATATGGAATGGGACAGGATTTCTTGCCCTATTTGTATGGAGCAACCACACAATGCTGTTTTACTTATATGCAGTTCGTACAAGAATGGCTGCAGAAGTTATATTTGTAACACAAGCCATCGACACTCTAATTGCCTAGACCGGTTCAGAGAAATGAATGGAGATAGTAAGGTCCGTGATTCACACTCAACCTCTTCGGTGCTTTCAAACTCCAATAACAGAACAGTCCAACCAAGATCTCACTATAGTACGATTTCCAGACATTTGTTGAGCCCAAGCCTCAGAAGACACATTGACAATGCTAATAACCAAGAATCTGCTAATTCAACACCATTCTTAGGAGAAAGTAGCATTATAATGCAAGAATGTCATGATGCTGTGCAAATTTCAGTTGACATGAAGTGTCCTCTCTGTAGAGGATCAGTATCAGGCTGGATTCCTGCTGGAGAAGTCAGAAAGTATCTGGACGAGAAGTTGAGGTGTTGCTCTCATGATTGCTGCAAATTTGTTGGTAGCTATGAGCAGCTGCGTGAGCATGCTAGAACAGCTCACTTGCTTGCAAAGCCTGCCCTTGTAGATATCTCAAGGAAAAGGTCTTGGGATCGCCTTGAACGTGAGCAGGAGTTTGGTGATGTGATTAGTGCAATCAGGTCACAGAATCCTGGTGCAGTAATAGTTGGTGACTATGTTATTGAGACTAGAGATGCAATGTCTCCTGATGAAGATTCTGGGGAAGAAAGTGGTGATGAGTGGTGGTCTCCTGCCCAAGACCAAGTAGAATCACCGGACAACCGACATCGTGCCCCTAGGCCCTGGCTGAATGGAAGACTTGGATCACCTACCATTTGGCCAGATGGAAGGCATGCCTTCCCTAGGTTTCTGCCGCAGCCCAGGCCATTCAGTGATAGGCGCAGCTCACGTGCAGATTGGCAGGGCATCCGACGGTCAAGCGCACAAAGCTGGCTGCGCCAAGGTTTCTCGAATCGGCACTCTAGGCACACCAGCAGTTACCGCGGATATCGCCATGGCATCTTTGATCGACGTTACGCTGGAAACAATCGTGCAAGTATTGATAGGAGGCAGGATGGCCCAACATTTCCGCCGGGAAGACGGCAGCGTTTGAGATACACGCAAAGAAGCCAGCATGATCCATGA
- the LOC123181818 gene encoding uncharacterized protein isoform X2, which produces MEIVRHLLSPSLRRHIDNANNQESANSTPFLGESSIIMQECHDAVQISVDMKCPLCRGSVSGWIPAGEVRKYLDEKLRCCSHDCCKFVGSYEQLREHARTAHLLAKPALVDISRKRSWDRLEREQEFGDVISAIRSQNPGAVIVGDYVIETRDAMSPDEDSGEESGDEWWSPAQDQVESPDNRHRAPRPWLNGRLGSPTIWPDGRHAFPRFLPQPRPFSDRRSSRADWQGIRRSSAQSWLRQGFSNRHSRHTSSYRGYRHGIFDRRYAGNNRASIDRRQDGPTFPPGRRQRLRYTQRSQHDP; this is translated from the exons ATGGAGATAGTAAG ACATTTGTTGAGCCCAAGCCTCAGAAGACACATTGACAATGCTAATAACCAAGAATCTGCTAATTCAACACCATTCTTAGGAGAAAGTAGCATTATAATGCAAGAATGTCATGATGCTGTGCAAATTTCAGTTGACATGAAGTGTCCTCTCTGTAGAGGATCAGTATCAGGCTGGATTCCTGCTGGAGAAGTCAGAAAGTATCTGGACGAGAAGTTGAGGTGTTGCTCTCATGATTGCTGCAAATTTGTTGGTAGCTATGAGCAGCTGCGTGAGCATGCTAGAACAGCTCACTTGCTTGCAAAGCCTGCCCTTGTAGATATCTCAAGGAAAAGGTCTTGGGATCGCCTTGAACGTGAGCAGGAGTTTGGTGATGTGATTAGTGCAATCAGGTCACAGAATCCTGGTGCAGTAATAGTTGGTGACTATGTTATTGAGACTAGAGATGCAATGTCTCCTGATGAAGATTCTGGGGAAGAAAGTGGTGATGAGTGGTGGTCTCCTGCCCAAGACCAAGTAGAATCACCGGACAACCGACATCGTGCCCCTAGGCCCTGGCTGAATGGAAGACTTGGATCACCTACCATTTGGCCAGATGGAAGGCATGCCTTCCCTAGGTTTCTGCCGCAGCCCAGGCCATTCAGTGATAGGCGCAGCTCACGTGCAGATTGGCAGGGCATCCGACGGTCAAGCGCACAAAGCTGGCTGCGCCAAGGTTTCTCGAATCGGCACTCTAGGCACACCAGCAGTTACCGCGGATATCGCCATGGCATCTTTGATCGACGTTACGCTGGAAACAATCGTGCAAGTATTGATAGGAGGCAGGATGGCCCAACATTTCCGCCGGGAAGACGGCAGCGTTTGAGATACACGCAAAGAAGCCAGCATGATCCATGA